A portion of the Bacillus sp. es.034 genome contains these proteins:
- a CDS encoding N-acetyltransferase, which yields MDHLFEGFLDKNNESYIVRLLTKEDMSQLQQLQELVVETLTEKKNLQPLTYEELDYILTGNGLMIGAFTEKGLIAFRALLVPPIDEEHLGLDVGLEAQELPQVIYQEISNVHPDYRGNRLQQTLAHLIMQELGELDQRFTYVACTVAPFNIPSLKDKFKQGMEIAALKIKYVDQLRYVFIKRLDGEGSGGEISEIARVPMGDVVGQQSLLEEGWRGISMEEEDGGYSVLYVRKQSIA from the coding sequence ATGGATCATCTATTTGAAGGATTTCTTGATAAAAACAATGAATCATACATCGTCCGATTGTTAACTAAAGAGGATATGAGCCAATTACAGCAGCTGCAGGAGCTTGTGGTGGAGACCTTGACGGAAAAAAAGAACTTACAGCCACTGACGTATGAGGAATTAGACTATATTTTAACGGGGAACGGGCTGATGATCGGCGCCTTTACAGAGAAGGGATTAATCGCATTCCGCGCTTTGTTAGTCCCCCCTATTGATGAAGAGCATCTGGGGCTGGATGTTGGACTCGAGGCACAGGAACTGCCGCAGGTCATCTATCAGGAAATTTCGAACGTACACCCGGATTACAGAGGCAACCGGTTACAGCAAACACTGGCTCATTTGATCATGCAGGAACTGGGGGAGCTGGATCAAAGGTTTACCTATGTGGCGTGCACCGTCGCTCCTTTTAATATTCCCAGTTTAAAAGATAAGTTCAAACAGGGAATGGAGATTGCGGCCCTTAAGATCAAGTATGTCGATCAATTGCGATATGTGTTCATTAAGCGTCTTGATGGAGAGGGCAGTGGGGGAGAGATTTCCGAGATTGCCAGAGTTCCCATGGGGGACGTTGTGGGCCAGCAGTCGTTATTGGAGGAAGGCTGGCGCGGCATTTCGATGGAGGAAGAGGATGGTGGGTATAGTGTGTTGTATGTGAGGAAGCAGTCAATCGCCTAA